One genomic segment of Planctomycetota bacterium includes these proteins:
- a CDS encoding alkaline phosphatase family protein, whose translation MQWLAALVALVFGFTIKLAQAEPHRDQCVVLISVDGLAGFYLDDPRAEMPTIRRMAREGARASGMVCSFPTVTWPNHTTLVTGVPPEKHGVLGNNYLERASGSPVALIVDPVYDKDQIVSTPTIYDVAHRAGLTTAGICWPATRNARTLNWSMPDMAGDGWEKYGTQAWLSELRGAGLPVDMHGAWCKEPSGGVRRDWLYTRMAAQVLKQHSPNVLIIHLVEVDHVEHKYGPRSPEAYWAVSFADDRVRDIVEAVQASPLGKKTTVIVASDHGFFPIDKDIRPNVVLAAAGLLNKDTKRAAIVSQGGACMVYVLDDKDRPATIEQLKTKFAGVEGVDRVFTAAEFAALGVATPAADERAPDLWLAAKRGYSFTDSRDGDAPVVPRASPGGTHGYLPGEAELFGTCVLWGHGVRPGTNLGEISNTDVAPTMGALLGVEIPGATGKVLRQGLSD comes from the coding sequence TTGCAATGGCTGGCCGCGCTGGTGGCCTTGGTCTTTGGTTTCACCATCAAGCTGGCTCAAGCCGAACCGCACCGCGACCAATGCGTGGTGTTGATTAGCGTGGATGGCCTGGCTGGTTTTTATCTCGACGACCCGCGGGCCGAGATGCCGACGATTCGCCGCATGGCCCGCGAGGGGGCTCGGGCGTCGGGCATGGTTTGCTCGTTCCCGACCGTCACCTGGCCCAATCACACCACGCTGGTCACCGGCGTGCCTCCTGAAAAGCATGGCGTGCTGGGGAACAATTACCTGGAGCGCGCCAGCGGTTCGCCCGTGGCGCTGATCGTGGATCCGGTTTATGACAAGGATCAGATCGTCAGCACGCCGACGATCTACGACGTGGCCCATCGCGCCGGTTTGACCACGGCGGGTATTTGCTGGCCGGCCACGCGCAACGCCCGCACCCTGAACTGGTCGATGCCCGACATGGCTGGCGACGGCTGGGAAAAGTATGGCACCCAGGCCTGGCTGTCCGAGCTGCGCGGCGCGGGCTTGCCGGTCGACATGCATGGCGCCTGGTGCAAGGAACCTAGCGGTGGTGTGCGCCGCGACTGGCTTTATACCCGGATGGCGGCCCAGGTTCTGAAGCAGCACTCGCCGAACGTGTTGATCATTCACCTGGTCGAGGTCGATCATGTCGAGCACAAGTACGGCCCGCGCAGTCCCGAGGCTTATTGGGCGGTCAGCTTTGCCGACGATCGGGTTCGCGACATTGTCGAAGCAGTGCAGGCCTCGCCCTTGGGGAAGAAGACCACGGTGATCGTGGCCAGCGACCACGGTTTCTTTCCGATCGACAAGGACATTCGCCCGAACGTAGTGCTGGCCGCGGCGGGCTTGTTGAACAAAGATACGAAGCGCGCGGCCATTGTCTCGCAGGGGGGGGCGTGCATGGTCTACGTACTCGACGACAAGGATCGCCCGGCCACGATCGAGCAATTAAAAACCAAGTTCGCTGGGGTCGAGGGGGTCGACCGAGTGTTCACGGCGGCCGAATTCGCGGCGTTGGGCGTGGCCACGCCGGCCGCCGACGAACGGGCCCCCGACCTGTGGCTGGCCGCCAAGCGAGGCTATAGCTTCACGGACAGTCGTGACGGCGACGCGCCAGTCGTGCCGCGCGCGTCTCCTGGTGGCACCCACGGCTACTTGCCGGGCGAGGCGGAGTTGTTTGGCACCTGTGTCCTGTGGGGGCACGGCGTCCGACCGGGGACGAACTTGGGCGAAATCAGCAACACGGACGTGGCCCCGACCATGGGGGCCTTGCTGGGGGTCGAGATTCCCGGCGCCACGGGCAAGGTCTTGCGCCAGGGATTAAGCGACTGA
- a CDS encoding serine hydroxymethyltransferase → MNILEREDPAVWAAIDHETKRQADGLEMIASENYTSPAVMQAVGSVLTNKYAEGYPGRRYYGGCEYVDVVESLARDRACELFGADHANVQPHSGSQANMVVYLAALQPGDAVLGLDLAHGGHLTHGMKLNISGRLYQFHAYGVTRDTNRIDFDQVARLAREHKPKMIVAGASAYPREIPHGKFAEIAREVGAKLFVDMAHYAGLVAAGLHDNPVPVADFVTTTTHKTLRGPRGGLTMCRAEFAKDIDKNVFPGVQGGPLMHVIAGKAVCFGEALKPEFKQYAAQIIANAKALAETLMSGGVPLSSGGTDNHLMVADMTAIGLSGAQAEVALDRCGITVNKNMIPFDTRKPLDPSGIRIGTPALTTRGMGTAEMKRVGAWILDVLKHPEDTAVSARIRGEIMELCKSFPVPVDRVPRG, encoded by the coding sequence ATGAACATTCTCGAACGTGAAGACCCGGCCGTGTGGGCCGCGATTGACCATGAAACCAAGCGCCAGGCCGACGGCCTGGAGATGATCGCTAGCGAAAACTACACCAGCCCCGCGGTCATGCAGGCCGTCGGCAGCGTGTTGACCAACAAGTACGCCGAAGGCTACCCCGGGCGGCGCTACTACGGCGGTTGCGAGTACGTCGACGTAGTCGAGTCGCTGGCCCGCGATCGGGCGTGCGAGTTATTCGGCGCGGACCACGCCAACGTCCAGCCCCACTCGGGCAGCCAGGCGAACATGGTCGTCTATCTGGCCGCGCTCCAGCCGGGGGACGCGGTCCTGGGGCTCGATCTGGCCCACGGTGGGCACCTGACCCACGGCATGAAGCTGAACATCTCGGGTCGGCTCTACCAGTTCCACGCCTATGGTGTGACGCGCGACACTAACCGGATCGACTTCGACCAGGTCGCGCGCTTGGCCCGCGAGCACAAACCGAAAATGATCGTGGCCGGCGCGAGCGCCTACCCGCGCGAGATTCCGCACGGCAAGTTCGCCGAAATCGCCCGCGAGGTCGGTGCCAAGCTATTCGTCGACATGGCCCACTACGCCGGGCTGGTCGCGGCCGGCTTGCACGACAACCCGGTGCCGGTCGCCGACTTTGTCACGACCACTACGCACAAGACCCTCCGCGGGCCGCGCGGCGGGCTGACCATGTGCCGTGCCGAGTTTGCCAAGGACATCGACAAGAATGTCTTCCCCGGCGTGCAAGGTGGTCCGCTCATGCACGTGATCGCCGGCAAGGCGGTCTGTTTTGGCGAAGCCTTGAAGCCCGAGTTCAAGCAGTACGCGGCCCAGATCATTGCCAATGCCAAGGCGCTGGCCGAGACGCTGATGTCCGGCGGCGTCCCCTTGTCGAGCGGCGGCACCGACAACCATCTGATGGTGGCCGACATGACGGCCATCGGGCTGTCGGGCGCCCAGGCCGAAGTGGCCCTCGACCGCTGTGGTATCACGGTCAACAAGAACATGATCCCGTTCGATACTCGCAAGCCGCTCGACCCCTCGGGCATCCGCATCGGCACGCCGGCCCTGACCACGCGCGGCATGGGGACGGCCGAGATGAAGCGGGTCGGTGCGTGGATCCTAGACGTGCTGAAGCACCCCGAGGATACGGCCGTGTCGGCCCGCATCCGCGGCGAGATTATGGAACTGTGTAAGTCGTTTCCAGTGCCGGTGGATCGCGTGCCCCGTGGCTAG
- a CDS encoding RNA polymerase sigma factor yields the protein MSRDDPTHADRLTQWVTDHGNALFSFLLVQLRDRHQAEDVLQDVFCRAWRAQGRYVDQGHERAYLWRIADRLLRDRNRRLRRQPPPQPNTPDEPTPDPIDPATIAPLEQVTLAEDQQHLASALEKLSEAQRRTLLLRYYGQLEFHEIAEIMELPLNTVLSHARRGLLALRGKLND from the coding sequence GTGAGCCGTGACGATCCGACGCACGCCGATCGACTGACCCAGTGGGTGACTGACCACGGCAACGCGCTGTTCAGTTTCCTGTTGGTCCAGTTGCGCGACCGCCATCAGGCCGAAGATGTGCTGCAAGACGTCTTCTGCCGCGCGTGGCGGGCGCAAGGCCGCTACGTCGACCAAGGACACGAACGGGCGTACCTGTGGCGGATTGCCGATCGGCTGCTCCGCGACCGGAACCGCCGCCTGCGACGCCAGCCGCCGCCACAACCGAACACGCCCGACGAACCGACACCTGACCCGATCGACCCCGCGACGATTGCTCCGCTCGAACAAGTCACGCTGGCCGAGGATCAGCAACACCTGGCCAGCGCCCTGGAAAAACTCAGCGAGGCCCAACGCCGCACCCTGCTGCTCAGGTATTACGGCCAGCTCGAGTTTCACGAGATTGCCGAGATCATGGAGCTGCCGCTGAACACGGTGCTAAGTCACGCCCGACGCGGGCTGTTGGCCCTGCGGGGCAAGTTGAACGATTAA
- a CDS encoding response regulator, whose amino-acid sequence MPIERTQPRASSSSSGKPAGKPKLQVEPPRGVIRWLYSLSERSEGEPWYRAYLSVVVAVCVAAMARTLLDPLFGDSAPYGMFLIAVVYIAWSRGLAPSIATIALGIPAATYLFVEPRHSLFIGEKSSIANLFMSLSLGVLVSLFSESLRMAASENRRLYQIAKRAELRKDEFLAMLAHELRNPLAPIRNALYLLENQPRIEPEVKVCHDLIAKQVDYLLRLMEDLLDVSRITRGAIELRIKQARLADVIEGAVQMSRPLVTEKRQELKVSLPDDELYLNADQVRLTQILANLLNNASRYTEANGQIWLTVEAADHDLTMRVRDTGRGIAAQDLQRVFELFEQVEGQGQSTPGGLGIGLTLVRRLVELHGGQVEARSPGRGLGSEFVVRLPNLLVEPPKPSRPTAPLTDETTHHSRRVLVVDDNVASATSLAKVLGLWHHDVQVCHDGFTAIEAARAFRPEVVLADIGLPRMNGYQLAGELRQIPSLEHTLLVAVTGYGQDEDRQRAEAAGFDRHLLKPVNPDELAELLDSEFSK is encoded by the coding sequence GTGCCCATTGAACGCACCCAGCCCCGAGCCAGTTCTTCGTCGAGCGGCAAACCAGCGGGTAAGCCGAAGCTCCAGGTCGAACCACCGCGGGGCGTGATTCGCTGGCTCTACTCGCTGTCGGAGCGGAGCGAGGGCGAGCCCTGGTATCGCGCCTATCTCAGCGTGGTGGTCGCCGTCTGCGTGGCCGCGATGGCGCGGACGTTGTTGGACCCTCTGTTTGGCGATTCGGCGCCCTACGGCATGTTCCTGATCGCGGTAGTCTACATCGCCTGGTCGCGCGGCCTGGCGCCATCGATCGCGACGATTGCCTTGGGGATTCCGGCCGCTACCTATCTGTTCGTCGAGCCCCGGCACTCGCTATTCATCGGCGAAAAGTCGAGCATCGCCAATCTGTTCATGAGTCTGAGCCTGGGCGTGCTGGTCTCGCTGTTCAGCGAGTCGCTCCGCATGGCCGCCAGCGAGAATCGGCGGCTGTATCAGATTGCCAAGCGAGCCGAGTTGCGCAAGGACGAGTTTCTGGCCATGCTGGCTCACGAGTTGAGGAATCCACTCGCGCCGATTCGCAACGCGCTCTACCTCCTCGAAAACCAGCCGCGGATCGAACCCGAAGTCAAAGTCTGTCACGATCTGATCGCCAAGCAGGTCGATTACCTGTTGCGGCTGATGGAAGATTTGTTGGACGTGTCGCGGATCACGCGCGGGGCGATCGAGTTGCGGATCAAGCAGGCGCGGCTGGCCGATGTGATCGAGGGGGCGGTGCAAATGTCCCGCCCCTTGGTGACCGAGAAGCGGCAAGAGCTGAAGGTCTCGCTGCCGGACGACGAGTTGTACCTGAACGCCGATCAGGTGCGACTGACCCAGATACTGGCCAATCTGTTGAACAACGCCTCACGCTACACCGAGGCGAACGGGCAGATTTGGCTGACGGTCGAAGCGGCCGATCACGACCTGACCATGCGGGTGCGCGACACGGGGCGCGGGATCGCCGCCCAGGATTTGCAGCGTGTCTTCGAGCTGTTCGAGCAGGTCGAAGGGCAAGGACAAAGCACGCCCGGCGGCCTGGGCATTGGCCTGACCTTGGTGCGCCGGCTGGTTGAGTTGCATGGCGGGCAAGTCGAAGCGCGCAGCCCGGGCCGCGGGTTGGGGAGTGAGTTCGTGGTGCGGTTGCCCAACCTGCTGGTCGAGCCCCCGAAGCCCAGCCGGCCGACAGCGCCGCTCACCGATGAAACGACACATCATTCGCGCCGCGTGCTGGTCGTGGACGACAACGTGGCCTCGGCCACCAGTCTGGCCAAGGTGCTGGGGCTGTGGCACCACGACGTGCAGGTTTGTCATGATGGATTCACCGCCATCGAAGCGGCCCGGGCATTCCGCCCCGAGGTCGTGCTGGCCGACATCGGCTTGCCACGGATGAACGGGTATCAACTGGCGGGCGAGTTGCGGCAGATTCCTAGTTTGGAACACACGCTGCTGGTGGCGGTGACCGGCTATGGCCAGGACGAAGACCGCCAACGCGCCGAAGCCGCCGGCTTTGACCGGCATCTGTTGAAGCCGGTGAACCCCGACGAGCTCGCCGAACTGCTGGACAGCGAGTTCAGTAAGTGA
- a CDS encoding endonuclease domain-containing protein — translation MPRRQPLTEEQRSRVRRLRREATVPERILWSHLRRGQLDGLKFRRQFPVGSYFADFYCHESQLAIELDGDSHIGMAKYDQHRTAMIEAKGIRILRISNDDVLRELDLVLEGILLACGRRPDQPPRPSSGG, via the coding sequence ATGCCGCGCCGCCAACCCCTCACCGAAGAACAGCGATCTCGCGTCCGCCGGCTGCGTCGCGAAGCAACGGTCCCCGAGCGGATACTCTGGAGCCATTTACGCCGTGGCCAACTCGACGGCTTGAAATTCCGCCGACAGTTTCCTGTTGGCTCGTATTTCGCCGACTTCTATTGCCACGAATCTCAACTCGCCATCGAACTGGACGGCGACAGCCACATCGGAATGGCCAAGTACGATCAGCATCGCACTGCGATGATCGAAGCAAAGGGCATACGCATCTTGCGTATCTCGAACGACGACGTTTTGCGAGAGCTTGATCTTGTTTTGGAAGGGATTTTGCTCGCGTGCGGTCGAAGGCCTGACCAGCCGCCAAGACCCTCATCCGGCGGCTAG
- a CDS encoding flagellar biosynthesis anti-sigma factor FlgM, with protein MLAASVEVTMQISGASQIHGAQSISAPHQARPVASPPSGGLQINDQLDLSPAAQFVDQVHSLPDIRQDRVNQLRQQIASGNYDTPDKLDAALNRMLDELA; from the coding sequence ATGCTGGCCGCCAGTGTGGAGGTCACGATGCAGATTTCCGGAGCCAGTCAGATTCATGGTGCGCAGTCGATCAGCGCTCCGCACCAGGCACGTCCCGTCGCTTCGCCTCCGTCGGGCGGGCTGCAAATCAACGATCAGCTCGATTTGTCGCCGGCCGCCCAGTTTGTCGACCAGGTCCACAGCCTGCCCGACATCCGCCAAGACCGGGTCAACCAGCTTCGCCAGCAGATCGCCTCGGGCAACTATGACACGCCCGACAAGCTCGACGCGGCCCTGAACCGGATGCTGGACGAGCTGGCCTAA
- a CDS encoding DinB family protein, with the protein MSIIETIIPLYELNRTRTLGLLDKVLAEPNPREVLAWQPGPGRAHIGWQLTHISVVEEMFASERLAPHKANAFPDLTARFKFGTTADQNVPSPEELRRLLDESRTHLLATLREAGDARLGEIPPALAERKLTVRDVLHILGWHEPHHQGQAHITFNLYKNRS; encoded by the coding sequence GTGTCCATCATCGAAACGATCATTCCGCTGTACGAGTTGAACCGGACGCGGACGCTGGGGCTGTTGGACAAGGTGCTGGCCGAGCCCAATCCACGCGAAGTCCTGGCCTGGCAGCCGGGCCCTGGTCGAGCGCACATCGGCTGGCAACTGACGCACATCAGCGTGGTCGAGGAAATGTTCGCCAGCGAACGGCTGGCGCCGCACAAGGCCAACGCCTTTCCCGACCTGACCGCGCGGTTCAAGTTTGGCACCACCGCCGACCAGAACGTGCCCTCGCCCGAGGAACTGCGCCGGTTGCTTGACGAATCGCGCACGCATTTGCTGGCCACCCTGCGCGAGGCGGGGGACGCCCGGCTGGGCGAGATTCCGCCGGCGCTGGCCGAGCGCAAGTTGACGGTGCGCGACGTGCTGCACATCCTGGGCTGGCACGAACCACACCATCAGGGTCAGGCGCACATCACGTTCAACCTGTACAAGAACCGTTCGTAA
- a CDS encoding EF-hand domain-containing protein, with protein sequence MKSHWFRVLAVAGLLAAPSAVWADEEKKPEGKPAEASASETKPAADSKPADSRPAAPDREALFDRLDANKDGAITEDEIPEQNRRMFARLVRLGDANKDGKLSREEFLAVREPERPAPQPGQGGPGQRGPQGEGPTAEQILQNVDRNNDGKLARDEVPEDRRDFFDRMAQAADKDKDGLLTVDELRAGLAAVRGQAQPGQPQPGSPPGNPPQPGSPQQQRSPEEVARFAEEIFSRGDQNNDGKLVRDEVSEERREGFDRMLSEFDADKDNALSKEEFRKAFLAMRDRRPPEGGQRPEGQRSEGQRRPDGKRKPEGDKPSDSQVAQRPQGDRPRDGQRPGQPGQPGQGGQSGGEMAKRLIEQQDKNGDGKLGKDEVGERLKENFDRADKNSDGFIDLQELQQVFGGMRRPGQPGQPSQPSGTPGTPGQAGQFIERMMKEADKNGDGKLSKDELPERMRENFDRLDKNGDGFIDPSELRGMRERRRENSN encoded by the coding sequence ATGAAGAGCCATTGGTTTCGAGTTCTCGCGGTGGCTGGCCTGTTGGCCGCGCCATCGGCCGTCTGGGCCGACGAAGAAAAGAAGCCCGAGGGCAAGCCTGCCGAGGCGTCGGCTTCGGAAACGAAGCCCGCGGCTGATTCCAAGCCCGCGGATTCGCGCCCTGCCGCGCCCGATCGCGAGGCGCTGTTCGATCGCCTGGACGCGAACAAGGATGGCGCGATCACCGAGGACGAGATACCCGAGCAGAACCGCCGCATGTTCGCACGGCTGGTCCGGCTGGGCGATGCGAACAAGGATGGCAAACTGTCGCGTGAAGAGTTCCTCGCGGTTCGCGAGCCGGAACGTCCAGCGCCTCAGCCCGGCCAAGGGGGCCCCGGCCAGCGTGGCCCACAAGGCGAAGGTCCGACCGCCGAGCAAATCTTGCAGAACGTCGATCGGAACAACGACGGCAAATTGGCCCGCGACGAAGTTCCCGAAGACCGCCGCGACTTTTTCGACCGTATGGCGCAAGCCGCCGACAAGGACAAGGACGGCCTGCTGACCGTTGACGAGCTGCGCGCCGGTCTGGCCGCGGTGCGTGGACAGGCCCAGCCTGGCCAGCCGCAACCAGGTTCGCCTCCGGGCAACCCGCCGCAGCCGGGTTCTCCACAGCAGCAGCGCTCGCCCGAGGAAGTGGCCCGCTTTGCCGAAGAGATCTTCAGCCGTGGTGACCAGAACAACGACGGCAAGCTGGTCCGCGACGAAGTTTCCGAAGAGCGTCGCGAAGGCTTCGATCGGATGCTCAGCGAGTTCGACGCCGACAAGGACAACGCCTTGTCGAAGGAAGAATTCCGCAAGGCCTTCTTGGCCATGCGCGATCGTCGCCCTCCCGAGGGTGGCCAGCGTCCTGAGGGGCAGCGTTCCGAAGGCCAGCGCCGCCCGGATGGTAAGCGGAAGCCGGAAGGTGACAAGCCGAGCGATTCGCAAGTTGCCCAGCGCCCTCAGGGGGATCGCCCGCGCGATGGCCAACGTCCCGGTCAACCAGGCCAGCCCGGCCAAGGTGGCCAGAGTGGCGGCGAGATGGCCAAGCGGCTGATCGAACAGCAGGACAAGAACGGCGATGGCAAGCTCGGCAAAGATGAAGTCGGCGAACGCCTGAAAGAGAACTTCGATCGCGCCGACAAGAACAGCGACGGGTTCATCGACTTGCAAGAACTGCAGCAAGTTTTCGGCGGCATGCGCCGGCCAGGGCAACCGGGCCAGCCAAGCCAACCTAGCGGCACTCCGGGAACCCCGGGACAAGCCGGCCAGTTCATCGAACGCATGATGAAAGAAGCCGACAAGAACGGCGACGGCAAGCTGAGCAAAGATGAGCTGCCGGAACGGATGCGCGAGAACTTCGATCGCCTGGATAAGAATGGCGACGGGTTCATCGACCCCAGTGAGCTGCGCGGCATGAGGGAACGTCGCCGCGAGAACAGCAACTAG